Proteins encoded by one window of Arachis hypogaea cultivar Tifrunner chromosome 1, arahy.Tifrunner.gnm2.J5K5, whole genome shotgun sequence:
- the LOC112695941 gene encoding tryptophan aminotransferase-related protein 2 produces the protein MASGNQRMKKKMENPPRSMLRHVLVVSLALNVSFILRIMLYQTQQTHHKSPFSISSSSSTAARRRSLVNSTRSDRPPDKERLINLDHGDPRMYERYWRKRGEKTSITIAGWESMSYFSQGENICWFMEPELAEEVVRLHNLVGNAVTQGRHIVVGTGSSQLFLAALYALSPTHHSHQPITIVSALPYYSSYPSMTDYQKSGLYKWGGDAETYDDEKDGPYIELVTSPNNPDGYTRESVVKNKRQGLFIHDLAYYWPQYTPISYPSDHDLTLFTLSKATGHSGTRIGWALVKDSVVAKKMTKFIELNTIGVSKDSQLRAAKILEAVSDSCEEEESFFKYSYEIMAHRWRKLRAAVEGNALFTLPNFSPAFCNFFNHYTQPQPAFLWLKCEGLIEDCASFLRQHKILSRSGERFGVSPKYVRISMLDTDENFMEFIERLSSIHL, from the exons ATGGCAAGTGGCAAtcagagaatgaagaagaagatggaaaatCCACCAAGAAGCATGTTGAGGCATGTTCTTGTGGTTTCTCTGGCTTTGAATGTCAGCTTCATACTCAGAATAATGCTTTACCAAACTCAACAAACTCACCACAAATCTCCTTTTTCtatctcttcatcatcatcaacagcAGCAAGAAGAAGGTCATTGGTTAATTCAACTCGTTCGGATCGTCCCCCAGACAAAGAGAGACTCATTAATCTCGACCA TGGAGATCCTAGAATGTATGAAAGATATTGGAGAAAGAGAGGTGAGAAAACAAGTATCACAATTGCAGGGTGGGAGTCAATGAGCTATTTCTCGCAAGGAGAAAACATTTGTTGGTTCATGGAACCCGAGCTTGCTGAAGAGGTTGTGAGACTTCACAATTTGGTTGGAAATGCAGTGACACAAGGGCGCCATATTGTTGTTGGCACaggctcctctcagctctttcTTGCTGCTCTCTATGCTTTGTCTCCCACTCATCATTCTCATCAACCCATTACTATTGTCTCAGCACTACCCTATTACTCG TCGTACCCATCAATGACAGATTACCAGAAATCGGGGCTATACAAATGGGGTGGAGATGCAGAGACTTATGATGATGAGAAAGATGGTCCCTACATAGAGCTGGTAACTTCACCAAATAACCCTGATGGATACACAAGGGAATCAGTGGTCAAGAACAAGAGGCAGGGATTGTTTATTCATGACCTTGCTTATTATTGGCCTCAGTACACTCCCATTTCATACCCTTCAGATCATGACCTCACCCTTTTCACTCTCTCAAAAGCCACTGGTCATTCTGGCACTCgcatagg ATGGGCGCTGGTTAAAGACTCTGTGGTGGCGAAGAAGATGACGAAATTTATAGAGCTAAATACAATAGGTGTGTCTAAGGATTCTCAACTGAGAGCTGCTAAGATTTTGGAGGCAGTGTCTGACAGctgtgaagaagaagaatcattCTTCAAGTATAGCTATGAAATCATGGCTCATAGATGGAGGAAATTGAGAGCAGCAGTTGAGGGTAATGCCTTATTCACTCTGCCTAACTTTTCTCCTGCTTTCTGCAACTTCTTCAATCACTACACTCAACCTCAACCAG CTTTTTTGTGGTTGAAGTGCGAGGGGTTAATAGAGGATTGCGCAAGCTTCCTTAGACAACACAAGATCTTATCAAGAAGTGGGGAGCGTTTTGGGGTTAGCCCAAAATACGTTAGAATTAGCATGCTTGATACAGATGAAAATTTCATGGAGTTTATAGAAAGGTTATCTTCTATACATCTGTAA
- the LOC112695951 gene encoding oleosin H2: MADIQQYYQQDHQDVSATKERSSSHILALATLLPFGASLLFLAGVTLLATLIGVALATPLFIIFSPILIPAALVIAFSVSGFLTSGAFGVTSVSSFAWMASYLRRSRLQESLLHAKDRAQQIMSNMAQRAKEAGATVVSEAQDTAQQAHDAPTDTDSTVSVTPSESQTSDTQSGSGSGSGGGTQTRDTASTTETKDEGGGGGKSKDRKKTSS, encoded by the coding sequence ATGGCTGACATTCAACAGTACTACCAGCAAGACCACCAAGATGTCTCAGCCACCAAGGAACGCTCTTCTTCCCACATCCTTGCCCTCGCCACCCTCCTTCCTTTCGGTGCCTCACTCCTCTTCCTCGCCGGAGTCACTCTCCTCGCCACCCTCATCGGCGTCGCCCTCGCAACCCCCCTCTTTATAATCTTCAGCCCAATCTTGATCCCCGCAGCTCTCGTCATCGCCTTCTCCGTCTCGGGATTCTTGACATCGGGTGCCTTCGGCGTAACCTCAGTCTCTTCGTTCGCGTGGATGGCCAGTTATCTCCGCCGATCTCGCCTTCAAGAAAGTCTGCTGCATGCCAAGGACCGGGCTCAGCAGATTATGTCCAACATGGCCCAACGAGCCAAAGAGGCTGGTGCCACTGTCGTTAGTGAGGCCCAAGACACGGCCCAACAAGCCCACGATGCACCGACTGACACCGACAGTACCGTATCCGTGACCCCGTCTGAGTCCCAGACGAGTGATACACAGAGTGGGAGTGGAAGTGGGAGTGGGGGTGGGACCCAAACGAGAGACACCGCCTCTACCACCGAGACTAAGGATGAGGGAGGAGGAGGGGGAAAGAGCAAAGATCGAAAGAAAACATCGTCCTga